A stretch of Parachlamydia sp. AcF125 DNA encodes these proteins:
- the hflX gene encoding GTPase HflX translates to MQKEPKLPTQEENFQEKKKALLVSTYNGNDQRAICEEHLDELELLAETYGVEIVAKVPCLIRKIDAATFVTQGKLEELVVLSKEREADLIIFDDEISPSQQRNLEKSFQLSVMDRTEVILEVFAQRARTKEARLQIEYARVKYQAPRLKRLWSHLSRQHGSGGAGGGAYLKGEGEKQIEIDRRLIKKRLEQLQAEIREVKEHREIQRVARTRSTIPVFALVGYTNAGKSTLLNALTEADVFVEDKLFATLDTTTRKFSLSTGQEVLLIDTVGFIRKLPHLLVAAFKSTLEEAIQADILLHVIDATHPMALEQARTTVEVLRELGAGNKPIITILNKIDQAEQNELATRLRLEYPRTIPISALHHRGFEELEEMMLRELSQQRQTLTLRIPQSEYALVSEIRRSGNVISQDYEENDVLIEVDLPIALANKLKDYVNS, encoded by the coding sequence GTGCAAAAGGAACCTAAACTACCCACTCAAGAAGAAAATTTCCAAGAAAAGAAAAAAGCTTTACTTGTGTCTACCTACAACGGTAACGACCAGCGTGCGATTTGTGAAGAGCATTTAGATGAGCTCGAATTACTTGCCGAAACATACGGAGTAGAAATTGTCGCAAAAGTCCCTTGTCTTATTCGCAAGATTGATGCTGCCACTTTCGTGACTCAGGGCAAATTAGAAGAATTAGTGGTTCTCAGTAAAGAACGTGAGGCCGACCTTATAATTTTTGATGATGAAATTTCTCCCAGCCAACAACGCAATCTGGAAAAATCTTTCCAGTTAAGTGTGATGGATCGAACAGAAGTGATTTTAGAGGTCTTTGCTCAACGCGCCAGAACAAAAGAAGCGCGCTTGCAGATTGAATATGCGCGCGTTAAGTATCAAGCCCCCCGCTTAAAGCGATTGTGGTCACACTTATCCCGCCAGCACGGATCAGGAGGAGCCGGGGGAGGTGCTTACCTAAAAGGAGAGGGAGAAAAGCAAATTGAAATTGATAGGCGCCTCATCAAAAAACGTTTAGAACAATTGCAAGCAGAGATCCGCGAAGTTAAAGAACATCGAGAAATTCAACGCGTTGCCCGCACACGTTCCACCATCCCTGTTTTTGCCCTAGTGGGGTATACCAATGCAGGCAAATCGACGCTTTTGAATGCTTTGACCGAGGCCGATGTTTTTGTGGAAGACAAGTTGTTTGCAACATTAGACACGACTACTCGAAAATTTTCTTTATCCACCGGGCAAGAAGTCCTACTTATCGATACAGTGGGCTTTATTCGCAAGCTTCCTCACCTGCTGGTCGCTGCTTTCAAAAGCACGCTGGAAGAGGCCATCCAAGCCGATATCTTATTGCACGTGATTGATGCCACCCATCCAATGGCTCTGGAACAAGCGAGGACAACCGTGGAGGTCTTGCGAGAGCTAGGTGCAGGCAATAAACCCATTATCACAATTTTAAACAAGATCGATCAAGCTGAACAAAATGAACTAGCTACCCGTTTAAGATTAGAATATCCTCGTACCATCCCTATTTCAGCTTTACATCACCGCGGATTTGAAGAACTTGAAGAAATGATGCTTCGAGAGCTCAGCCAACAAAGGCAAACCTTAACTTTGCGAATTCCTCAAAGTGAATATGCTCTTGTCAGCGAAATCCGGAGAAGTGGGAATGTGATCTCTCAAGATTACGAAGAAAATGATGTGCTGATAGAAGTGGATCTTCCAATTGCCCTGGCAAATAAATTAAAAGATTACGTGAATTCATGA
- a CDS encoding MBL fold metallo-hydrolase yields MMKTTAQFLFLGTGGSMGIPVIGCRCEVCSSPSLYNKRMRPSGLIKVNDKKVLIDAGPDHRNQALIHHIDRLDGVIFTHAHYDHSGGIDDLRVYYMHTQQALECLMSKATYEELKYRYAYIFQQQESYKLITQMRISFLESERGETNFSSLRLRYFTYEQGGMAVNGFKCGNLSFVSDIRHYPESIFEDLAGTEILIISALRFNPSPLHLTVDEALAFSEKVKAKQVWFTHIAHELDHDQTNAYLPSHVRLAYDGLSLNFSPQFA; encoded by the coding sequence ATGATGAAAACTACCGCTCAATTTCTCTTTTTAGGAACAGGAGGCTCCATGGGGATCCCCGTTATCGGTTGCCGCTGTGAAGTGTGTTCCTCCCCTTCCCTCTACAACAAACGGATGCGCCCCTCGGGATTAATAAAAGTGAATGATAAAAAAGTTTTGATCGATGCAGGACCAGACCACCGCAATCAAGCCCTTATTCACCACATTGATCGCTTGGACGGGGTCATTTTTACCCACGCCCACTACGATCACAGCGGAGGCATCGATGACTTGCGCGTCTATTATATGCATACTCAACAGGCGCTAGAATGCTTAATGTCGAAGGCTACCTATGAAGAACTTAAATATCGATATGCTTACATCTTTCAACAGCAAGAATCTTATAAACTTATTACCCAAATGCGTATCAGCTTTTTAGAAAGCGAACGGGGAGAAACCAATTTTTCATCTTTAAGACTCCGCTATTTTACTTATGAGCAAGGAGGAATGGCTGTAAATGGTTTCAAATGTGGAAATTTATCCTTTGTCTCCGATATCCGCCATTACCCTGAATCCATATTTGAAGATTTAGCTGGAACGGAAATTTTAATTATCAGTGCTTTGCGCTTTAATCCCTCCCCTCTACACTTAACAGTCGATGAAGCCTTAGCCTTTTCAGAAAAAGTGAAAGCCAAACAAGTTTGGTTTACCCACATTGCCCATGAGCTCGACCACGACCAAACAAACGCCTATCTTCCATCTCATGTACGCCTAGCTTATGATGGCCTTTCCTTAAATTTTTCGCCCCAATTCGCCTAA
- the radC gene encoding DNA repair protein RadC encodes MNEVDASYSVLSLPIADRPRERLLKHGADVLSSVELIAVLLGSGMRGMPILQLSQEIMSRFGSLQNLADATVEELCQIKGLGIAKAIQLKAALNLGKRLSRTQASAKFQIKTPLHAYHLIKDDLEKEMKEHFVTILQDVKGYVICSPTIAIGTLTATLVHPREVFYPAIRHRAAGMILAHNHPSGDPTPSKEDLEVTKTLVAVGRLVGICVNDHLIIGKDRYVSLREEGFDFSRSLN; translated from the coding sequence ATGAATGAAGTGGATGCTTCTTATTCCGTTTTGAGTCTTCCTATAGCCGATAGGCCCCGCGAAAGGCTTCTAAAGCATGGGGCAGATGTGCTTTCATCTGTTGAGCTCATTGCTGTCTTGCTTGGAAGTGGGATGAGAGGGATGCCTATTTTGCAACTTTCTCAAGAGATTATGAGCCGCTTCGGCTCTTTGCAAAATTTAGCCGACGCGACAGTCGAAGAACTATGTCAAATCAAAGGATTAGGCATAGCAAAAGCGATTCAATTGAAAGCCGCCTTAAATTTGGGAAAGCGCTTATCTCGAACGCAAGCTTCAGCTAAATTTCAGATTAAAACCCCTTTGCATGCTTATCATTTGATTAAGGACGATCTTGAAAAAGAGATGAAAGAACATTTTGTCACCATTTTACAAGATGTCAAAGGGTATGTGATTTGCTCTCCCACTATTGCGATTGGAACTTTAACAGCCACCCTTGTCCATCCGCGCGAAGTTTTTTATCCCGCTATCCGGCACCGGGCTGCTGGCATGATTCTAGCGCATAATCATCCCAGTGGAGATCCAACTCCCTCCAAAGAAGATCTGGAAGTGACCAAAACCCTGGTAGCCGTAGGCCGCCTGGTGGGGATTTGCGTGAATGATCACCTCATTATAGGCAAGGATCGATATGTCTCTTTACGAGAAGAAGGTTTTGATTTTTCCCGTTCGCTTAATTAA
- a CDS encoding ankyrin repeat domain-containing protein has translation MPTQLGVANPQASAENPQLVGENAQLTVQACAVVHYHGAPTPRLPGAELNKRLKDLLQLKCPSCLKDLMAQGHKLLKEAKGEALLHGVFYLATAYELYGTLNIQGDKFDRQTLDQYLDTLEKSLKEGENLLHYFAAQENLSIFSYLFSERPSIKFQLNDLAGEGIKETPLHVAIKNGFTPVVQFLLDQGADVKKLDSSQNNALHHACQSQRDGVDIVPILLEYDSTFMQAKNSDSQTPLHLAALAGNEKNVEYLLGQNADQTKLDQQDREGNTPLHLAIMGWGKSSLVKAKDRYCKSVEGLVKKGTSLDILNHEKKTVLALIFENENITHSLVQVKLSPQLLVSSLRNLYLSQKTLSIFRIKSSQEWEFKVPLEEIYVRLAIIENQERKTCDQKLDKHSNYIQDGRIPTYETIFEPKKNIEIENLFEHASLKGKDKRIYLQGAAGIGKSTLCHYIAYRWAKKDLWHDLFACLFWIPLRNLTLRKYPADKEYTPADLIAKEYIGKIDRSVIVACINNAAFRAKTLLVLDGYDELSSEAQANTSLAKAFQKLKELFPHILITSRPGSCSFNRSCELELLGFDKEGVDRYIDKFFKQSQAKEKKAKLHRLLKNSPNVSSLAHIPIHLTLLCCLCNENPEFFDSDQAITMSAIYARVVSWMYKWFLLRKIDQGQSKQTKEQILVEKNLRQNPEVAKIATVFEEMADFAMKNDTLYLSKQEIEDFKGNKISSNELADCGLMRIPEAETKAEEKGYFIHLTFQEFLTASKVVNQYLKGERQACKEFVRNYKFEPRYALVLRMIAGYLSLATSSNRRYAETLQFFFDDLFAAPQDFAVRSELNLIAECFEECQNPTIVRQYKGFIELVKDYIIRLSLLDLVCVRLLRNKNLLNHPQVTCAIGELLSEPQSRESMLRSLHHIIIKGQTLAPKIVSFIARILKNSVGDPAVEENAIDVLRAVAEQGGKLPEEAVGALIQIGERGDGYIKCCAINALVTAAQQGGEFTEKALAALIQILEKGESADAAFAAYVLRAVAKQGRELPEEAVDALIQVLEKGSLNAKRPAADALKVVTKQGGELVEKALAALIQVLKKGDPDAKRSAADALKVVVKQGGELAEKALAALIQVLEKGEPEAKRPAADALKVVVKQGGELAEKALAALIQVLGEDGLDDKSSAAYAVLTMAKQARELSLSKEAVDILLQIFEEGDLDAKRSVAAVLKVEAMQAGELPKEAFDILLQIFKKGDSDAKRSAAGALEAVAMQAGELPKEAVDALIQVFKKGDPDDKSFAAAVLKVVAMQAGELTEEAVDALTQVLKKGGPDAKIYAAAVLKVVAMQAGELTEEAVDALIQGLRKGDSDAKRSVADALKVVAIQAGELPKEAVDALIQIFEKGDPDAKIYAAYAVGAVAKQAGELTEKALAALIQVLKKDGPDAKRSAADALGIVAMRAGELPKEAVNVLLQIFEKGDPDAKIYAAYAVLTMAKQASGPAEKALAALIQILEKGEPDDKSSATYAVGIVALRGGKIPKEALAALVQFLEKGDSDDKSFAAEALEAVAMQAGGLPKEVVDVFIQIVEKGYVEAERFATHVLRAVAQQGGAFNEKALAAFSQIIEKNASIATSAIPKKVNKKALLKMGIKVFPLTAKACFVNEDSFSVKGQQLQISDQRTTYVSEDELMLSYEEIREKLPEELAEWRKRLDSLSQIGSS, from the coding sequence TTGCCAACTCAGCTTGGGGTTGCTAACCCCCAGGCTAGCGCTGAAAATCCCCAGTTAGTAGGGGAAAATGCTCAGCTGACTGTGCAAGCTTGTGCCGTTGTTCACTACCATGGGGCGCCCACCCCGAGATTGCCAGGGGCAGAACTTAACAAGCGCTTAAAGGACTTGCTGCAACTCAAGTGCCCCTCTTGCCTAAAAGATTTAATGGCGCAAGGGCATAAACTTTTAAAAGAAGCCAAAGGGGAAGCTTTGCTGCATGGGGTCTTTTATCTAGCCACAGCTTATGAGTTGTATGGCACGCTTAACATCCAGGGAGATAAATTTGATCGACAAACACTCGATCAATACCTAGACACCTTAGAGAAAAGTTTAAAAGAGGGAGAAAACTTACTGCATTATTTTGCGGCTCAGGAAAATCTCAGTATTTTTAGTTATCTTTTCTCTGAAAGACCAAGCATAAAATTTCAACTCAATGACTTAGCCGGGGAAGGGATCAAAGAAACGCCTTTACATGTAGCTATCAAGAATGGATTTACACCTGTGGTGCAATTTTTGCTTGATCAAGGAGCAGATGTAAAAAAACTCGATAGCTCTCAGAATAATGCTCTGCATCATGCTTGTCAGTCGCAAAGAGATGGTGTCGATATCGTCCCCATTTTGCTAGAATACGACTCTACTTTTATGCAAGCTAAAAACAGCGATAGCCAGACACCTTTACATTTAGCGGCCCTTGCAGGAAATGAAAAGAATGTAGAATACTTGCTAGGCCAAAATGCAGATCAAACCAAGCTGGATCAGCAAGATAGAGAGGGGAACACCCCTTTGCATTTAGCAATCATGGGGTGGGGTAAATCTTCTTTGGTTAAAGCCAAAGACCGTTATTGTAAAAGTGTCGAAGGATTAGTAAAAAAAGGGACCAGCCTAGATATCTTAAATCATGAGAAGAAAACAGTATTAGCGCTTATTTTTGAAAACGAAAACATTACACATAGTTTGGTTCAGGTAAAACTAAGTCCCCAACTTTTGGTTAGTTCTCTTCGAAACCTTTACCTTTCTCAAAAAACTCTCTCTATTTTTAGGATTAAATCAAGTCAAGAGTGGGAATTTAAGGTCCCTTTAGAAGAAATCTATGTGCGTTTAGCGATCATTGAGAATCAAGAAAGAAAAACATGCGATCAAAAACTGGATAAGCATTCTAATTATATCCAAGATGGCCGTATCCCGACCTATGAAACCATCTTCGAACCTAAGAAAAATATTGAAATTGAAAACCTTTTCGAACACGCAAGCCTTAAGGGAAAAGATAAAAGAATTTACCTGCAAGGTGCCGCTGGAATTGGCAAGAGTACTCTCTGTCACTACATCGCTTATCGTTGGGCAAAAAAGGATCTTTGGCACGACCTCTTTGCTTGCCTTTTTTGGATTCCTTTAAGAAATCTTACTCTAAGGAAATATCCCGCTGATAAAGAGTATACTCCCGCTGATTTGATTGCGAAAGAATATATAGGAAAAATTGATCGTAGCGTTATTGTGGCATGTATCAACAATGCTGCTTTCCGAGCTAAGACCCTGCTGGTGCTAGACGGTTATGATGAGCTTTCCTCAGAAGCCCAAGCAAACACCAGCCTTGCTAAAGCCTTTCAAAAGCTAAAAGAGTTATTTCCTCATATTTTAATCACTTCAAGGCCTGGAAGCTGCTCTTTTAACCGTTCTTGTGAGCTAGAGCTTTTAGGCTTTGATAAAGAAGGGGTTGATCGTTATATCGATAAATTTTTTAAACAATCTCAAGCAAAAGAGAAAAAAGCAAAGCTTCACCGCCTTTTAAAGAATTCTCCTAACGTTTCAAGTCTTGCGCACATTCCTATTCATTTAACCTTGTTGTGTTGCCTCTGTAACGAAAACCCAGAGTTTTTTGATTCTGATCAAGCCATTACGATGAGCGCTATTTATGCCCGCGTAGTTAGCTGGATGTATAAGTGGTTTCTTTTAAGAAAGATTGATCAAGGACAATCGAAACAAACTAAAGAGCAAATTTTGGTAGAAAAAAACCTGCGTCAAAATCCAGAAGTAGCCAAAATTGCCACCGTTTTTGAAGAAATGGCTGACTTTGCTATGAAAAACGACACCCTTTATTTAAGCAAGCAAGAAATCGAAGACTTTAAGGGTAACAAAATCTCGTCCAATGAGCTTGCAGATTGTGGATTGATGCGTATCCCTGAAGCAGAAACTAAAGCTGAAGAAAAGGGATATTTCATCCACTTAACCTTCCAAGAGTTTTTAACTGCTTCAAAAGTTGTTAATCAATACCTTAAAGGAGAAAGACAAGCATGCAAAGAATTTGTACGCAATTACAAGTTTGAGCCCCGCTACGCACTCGTTTTACGCATGATTGCCGGCTATCTTTCCCTCGCTACTTCAAGCAATCGGCGCTATGCGGAGACGCTTCAATTCTTTTTTGATGATCTTTTTGCTGCGCCTCAAGATTTTGCTGTCAGAAGCGAGCTCAATTTGATTGCGGAGTGCTTTGAGGAGTGCCAAAATCCCACTATAGTGAGGCAGTATAAAGGCTTTATTGAGCTTGTAAAAGACTATATTATCCGCCTCTCTTTGTTAGATTTAGTCTGTGTACGGTTGCTTAGAAATAAAAATCTTCTTAATCACCCGCAGGTAACGTGTGCGATCGGAGAATTGTTATCCGAGCCGCAAAGTAGGGAAAGTATGCTAAGGAGCTTGCACCACATCATAATAAAGGGGCAAACGTTAGCTCCAAAAATCGTAAGCTTCATTGCTCGAATTCTTAAAAACTCTGTTGGCGATCCCGCTGTTGAGGAGAATGCTATTGACGTTCTAAGGGCGGTGGCGGAGCAAGGAGGAAAGCTTCCCGAGGAAGCGGTAGGCGCTCTCATCCAAATTGGTGAGAGAGGCGATGGTTATATTAAATGTTGTGCTATCAATGCTCTAGTAACGGCGGCGCAGCAAGGAGGTGAGTTTACTGAGAAAGCGCTAGCTGCTCTTATCCAAATTCTTGAGAAGGGCGAATCTGCTGACGCAGCGTTTGCTGCCTATGTCCTAAGAGCCGTGGCAAAGCAAGGAAGAGAGCTTCCTGAGGAAGCGGTAGACGCTCTCATCCAAGTTCTTGAGAAGGGGAGCCTGAATGCTAAACGCCCTGCTGCCGATGCTTTAAAAGTAGTGACAAAGCAAGGAGGAGAACTTGTAGAGAAAGCGCTAGCTGCCCTCATCCAAGTTCTTAAGAAGGGCGACCCGGATGCTAAAAGATCTGCTGCCGATGCTTTAAAAGTAGTGGTAAAGCAAGGAGGAGAGCTTGCTGAGAAAGCGCTAGCTGCCCTCATCCAAGTTCTTGAGAAGGGTGAACCTGAGGCTAAACGCCCTGCTGCCGATGCTTTAAAAGTAGTGGTAAAGCAGGGAGGAGAGCTTGCAGAGAAAGCGCTAGCTGCCCTCATCCAAGTTCTTGGAGAGGACGGTTTGGATGATAAAAGCTCTGCTGCCTATGCTGTATTAACGATGGCAAAGCAAGCACGAGAGCTTTCTCTTTCTAAAGAAGCGGTAGATATCCTCCTCCAAATTTTTGAGGAGGGCGACCTGGATGCTAAAAGATCTGTTGCCGCTGTTTTAAAAGTAGAGGCAATGCAAGCAGGAGAGCTTCCTAAAGAAGCCTTCGATATTCTCCTCCAAATTTTTAAGAAGGGCGACTCGGATGCTAAAAGATCTGCTGCCGGGGCTTTAGAGGCAGTGGCAATGCAAGCAGGAGAGCTTCCTAAAGAAGCGGTAGATGCCCTCATCCAAGTTTTTAAGAAGGGCGACCCGGATGATAAAAGCTTTGCTGCCGCTGTTTTAAAAGTAGTGGCAATGCAAGCAGGCGAACTTACTGAGGAAGCGGTAGATGCTCTCACCCAAGTTCTTAAGAAGGGTGGCCCGGATGCTAAAATCTATGCTGCCGCTGTTTTAAAAGTAGTGGCAATGCAAGCAGGCGAACTTACTGAGGAAGCGGTAGATGCTCTCATCCAAGGTCTTAGGAAGGGCGACTCGGATGCTAAAAGATCTGTTGCCGATGCTTTAAAAGTAGTGGCAATACAGGCAGGAGAGCTTCCTAAAGAAGCGGTAGACGCCCTCATCCAAATTTTTGAGAAAGGCGATCCGGATGCTAAAATCTATGCTGCCTATGCTGTAGGAGCGGTGGCAAAACAAGCAGGCGAACTTACTGAGAAAGCGCTAGCTGCTCTCATCCAAGTTCTTAAGAAGGACGGCCCGGATGCTAAAAGATCTGCTGCCGATGCTTTAGGAATAGTGGCAATGCGAGCAGGAGAGCTCCCTAAAGAAGCGGTAAATGTACTTCTCCAAATTTTTGAGAAGGGCGATCCTGATGCTAAAATCTATGCTGCCTATGCTGTATTAACGATGGCAAAACAAGCAAGCGGACCTGCTGAGAAAGCTCTAGCTGCTCTTATCCAAATTCTTGAGAAGGGCGAGCCGGATGATAAAAGCTCTGCTACCTATGCTGTAGGAATAGTGGCCTTACGAGGAGGAAAGATTCCTAAAGAAGCGCTAGCTGCCCTTGTCCAATTTCTTGAGAAGGGCGACTCGGATGATAAAAGCTTTGCTGCCGAGGCTTTAGAAGCGGTGGCAATGCAAGCAGGAGGGCTTCCTAAAGAAGTGGTAGATGTTTTCATCCAAATTGTTGAGAAGGGCTATGTTGAGGCTGAAAGGTTTGCTACTCATGTTCTAAGAGCCGTGGCACAACAAGGAGGTGCGTTTAATGAGAAAGCGTTAGCTGCTTTCAGCCAAATAATTGAAAAGAACGCTTCTATTGCTACTTCTGCTATCCCAAAAAAAGTCAATAAAAAGGCTTTATTAAAAATGGGCATCAAAGTATTTCCTTTAACCGCTAAAGCTTGTTTTGTTAATGAGGACAGCTTTTCAGTTAAAGGCCAGCAGCTTCAAATTTCTGACCAAAGAACCACTTATGTCAGCGAGGATGAACTAATGCTCAGCTATGAGGAAATAAGGGAAAAGCTACCTGAGGAGCTTGCTGAGTGGCGGAAACGACTAGATAGCCTAAGCCAAATTGGGAGTTCTTGA
- a CDS encoding DUF11 domain-containing protein — MRITPLPRRVDPFYFKIIFFTFLFSFFLGSLQATYIKRFEITDNGGMLFTGNTLGLSKQTGKNQPGTSDSIGAFITVDTTQKIGNYPSGTTLEWEKNSSFAFLDLPEGSTVLYAELIWSGSYGFQNEITGNEPDTPITLITPKNASFTITPDSSSSQTATTPGYSNCGNYVRSADVTPYVKEGGGGKYTVGGIPATISALDDTHNAAGWTLAVVYRNGSMLTYNMTLFVGCEQASYETNAPAEVSGFCAPPSGALKGNLFISAIEGDANKSGDHMLFGSSLPLTTENNSLSGTNNPEENFFGSQINTLLPTNQSSALTQLDENGSGLLDTRGSFGNFNADPATGNILSGCRQGYDITSIDISDQLTHDQRSAYALGTTTGDDYTINALGIQIQVGAPTIAATMRVNSEESIEANVGDTVTFTCNFQNNGTSDAIKVIFKDILEDGLEYVPGSFKLNQALQADPDLTVGFPLGELPIGQSGIIEFEALITKYPANGNVFYNLGIIDYQYQTCLDNMFSLEAVTNTVSITLPLLIPDLTVHKQVNAEESIDAWVGETVTFTVNIDSVGPGIARNVILKDPLPSGHTLVPNTVLVNGAPVSSEDLEGGVPIGDMDAGEVSTVSFQATINDYPPTDNAYFYTANIDYQYLATPNEFADLSAISNTVRTNFTPPPSLFTGRVKKCQSLDRKYYSFTAEWQAPNSPDVLFYRIYHQGKIVARVDTHSPLIYKICLKSKKFVHGYEIAAVYPNNKESQRVKVRIVNE, encoded by the coding sequence ATGCGTATAACGCCTTTACCGCGACGTGTTGATCCATTTTATTTTAAGATTATCTTTTTCACCTTTTTATTCTCCTTTTTCCTCGGTTCACTGCAAGCTACTTATATCAAGCGTTTTGAGATAACAGATAATGGGGGCATGCTTTTCACAGGGAATACATTGGGATTAAGTAAGCAAACCGGTAAAAATCAACCGGGAACAAGTGACTCAATCGGGGCGTTTATTACTGTAGACACCACTCAAAAGATAGGAAATTACCCATCAGGTACAACCTTGGAGTGGGAGAAAAATAGCTCGTTTGCCTTTTTAGACTTACCAGAGGGCAGTACAGTGCTTTATGCCGAACTGATTTGGTCAGGCAGCTATGGATTCCAAAATGAGATTACAGGCAATGAACCGGATACCCCTATCACTCTCATCACGCCTAAAAATGCAAGTTTCACCATTACCCCCGATTCAAGCTCAAGCCAAACTGCAACGACTCCAGGCTATTCAAATTGTGGAAATTACGTGCGCAGCGCAGATGTCACCCCCTACGTTAAGGAAGGTGGCGGGGGAAAATATACGGTAGGAGGCATACCGGCTACTATTTCTGCGCTGGATGATACCCATAATGCGGCAGGATGGACTCTTGCGGTTGTTTATCGAAATGGATCGATGTTAACGTATAACATGACATTGTTTGTAGGTTGTGAACAAGCTTCCTATGAGACAAATGCGCCGGCGGAAGTTTCGGGTTTTTGTGCTCCTCCTTCGGGAGCGCTCAAAGGCAATTTATTTATTAGTGCTATTGAAGGAGACGCCAATAAAAGTGGCGACCACATGTTATTTGGGAGCAGTTTACCCCTGACAACCGAAAATAATTCGTTGTCAGGTACAAACAATCCTGAGGAAAATTTTTTTGGCTCGCAAATCAATACGCTTCTTCCGACCAATCAAAGTTCAGCGTTAACTCAGCTTGATGAAAATGGCTCGGGCCTTTTAGATACAAGAGGGAGCTTTGGTAACTTCAATGCGGATCCAGCAACAGGAAATATTTTGTCTGGCTGTAGGCAAGGATATGATATTACAAGCATTGATATTTCCGATCAGCTTACACATGATCAAAGATCTGCTTACGCTCTTGGAACCACGACAGGGGACGACTATACCATCAATGCTTTGGGCATTCAAATTCAGGTGGGTGCCCCTACTATTGCTGCCACAATGCGAGTCAACTCAGAAGAGTCGATTGAAGCTAATGTAGGCGATACCGTCACTTTCACCTGCAATTTTCAAAATAACGGGACAAGTGATGCCATCAAAGTTATATTTAAAGATATCTTGGAGGATGGCCTGGAGTATGTACCCGGCAGCTTTAAGCTCAATCAAGCCCTACAGGCAGATCCTGATCTCACCGTGGGTTTCCCTCTAGGAGAGCTGCCCATCGGCCAATCAGGAATTATTGAATTTGAAGCTCTCATTACCAAGTATCCCGCTAATGGCAACGTGTTTTATAATTTGGGAATCATCGATTACCAGTATCAAACTTGTCTAGATAACATGTTCAGCCTTGAAGCAGTTACAAACACTGTCTCCATTACACTCCCCTTGCTTATTCCAGACCTCACCGTTCATAAACAGGTTAATGCGGAGGAATCTATCGATGCTTGGGTAGGGGAGACTGTAACATTTACCGTGAACATCGATTCCGTAGGGCCAGGGATAGCTCGTAACGTTATTTTGAAAGATCCTTTGCCATCTGGCCATACGCTTGTTCCAAATACCGTTTTGGTAAATGGGGCTCCTGTAAGTTCGGAGGATCTGGAAGGGGGCGTTCCGATCGGGGATATGGATGCAGGAGAGGTGTCTACAGTGAGCTTTCAAGCGACCATTAATGACTATCCTCCCACGGATAACGCTTATTTTTATACAGCGAATATCGATTATCAGTATTTAGCCACACCTAATGAATTTGCGGATCTTTCAGCCATTTCCAACACTGTGCGCACAAATTTTACCCCTCCTCCCTCTTTATTTACAGGACGTGTAAAAAAATGCCAATCCCTTGACCGGAAATATTATTCTTTTACGGCAGAATGGCAAGCTCCCAACTCTCCAGACGTTTTGTTTTATCGTATCTACCATCAAGGGAAAATTGTAGCTAGAGTGGATACTCATTCTCCTTTGATCTATAAAATTTGTTTGAAGTCAAAAAAGTTCGTGCATGGGTATGAAATCGCGGCTGTTTATCCCAATAACAAGGAAAGTCAGCGTGTTAAGGTGAGGATTGTAAATGAATAA